A region of Elusimicrobiota bacterium DNA encodes the following proteins:
- a CDS encoding SRPBCC family protein, with product MPACEKYLDIEASPQRIWDFISDFSNWGKALEIGSPLRPSFPLTCTFRLAEGSVPGENAVVVMSQDPDKYGLTRRGSRERPLAWRILEWVPLRSIALGTQRSGWILNYTAAMAFTIEPKGQLSTRVGFASDVETPGRLLQLLYSESRVQRNAEEQARNVLARLREAVLP from the coding sequence ATGCCCGCTTGCGAAAAGTACCTTGACATCGAGGCCTCCCCCCAGCGCATCTGGGACTTCATCTCCGATTTCAGCAACTGGGGAAAGGCGCTCGAAATCGGAAGCCCGCTGCGCCCCTCCTTTCCCCTGACCTGCACCTTCCGTCTAGCCGAGGGTTCGGTCCCCGGCGAGAACGCGGTCGTGGTGATGAGCCAGGACCCGGACAAGTATGGATTGACTAGGCGCGGCAGCCGGGAGAGGCCCTTGGCTTGGCGCATCCTGGAATGGGTCCCTCTGAGGAGCATCGCCCTCGGGACCCAGCGGTCTGGATGGATCTTGAACTACACCGCAGCCATGGCTTTCACCATCGAGCCCAAGGGCCAGCTCTCCACGCGGGTCGGGTTCGCGAGCGATGTGGAGACGCCGGGCAGGCTGCTGCAGCTTTTGTACTCCGAGTCGCGGGTCCAAAGGAACGCCGAGGAGCAGGCCCGCAACGTGCTCGCCCGTCTGAGGGAAGCGGTCCTGCCCTGA
- a CDS encoding lysophospholipid acyltransferase family protein, with product MRDPSSCLYNLFGSLAGKEFADSVVRKGLALLFRNLRMGREIRGNLRRVLSYTRKREPEPAELDSIIDEMAGLYARSLINQFSFVPHEDHRAYEGKAEPELLPVLKGLLAEKRGAILASPHFGDTLLMAISLADLGVPLSFMSLYAEPGRPAAGPARNLRFISVGWAAAHCLRALRDNETVLLLADIEYFPDGRTMDFFGAPFTPPQGIAKLALAAQAPILPVYPVFRGGRHHLVCDEPIRLDGEPSPEDLERRILRSMESAIGRYPAHWFVFSDMWDLEAAARKNRQAFRELRFRERLDSWLGGRRGKASL from the coding sequence ATGCGAGACCCGAGTTCCTGCCTTTACAACCTCTTTGGATCCCTGGCCGGCAAAGAGTTCGCCGACTCGGTGGTCCGCAAGGGCCTGGCGCTGCTCTTCCGCAATCTCCGGATGGGCCGGGAGATCCGCGGCAATCTGCGCCGCGTCCTCTCCTATACGCGCAAAAGAGAGCCCGAGCCGGCGGAGTTGGACTCCATCATCGATGAGATGGCGGGCCTTTATGCGCGGTCGCTGATCAACCAATTCTCCTTCGTTCCCCATGAAGATCATCGGGCCTATGAGGGCAAGGCCGAGCCGGAACTCCTGCCGGTCCTCAAGGGCCTTCTGGCCGAGAAGAGGGGCGCCATACTGGCCTCGCCCCATTTCGGCGACACGCTCCTCATGGCGATCTCATTGGCCGACCTGGGCGTGCCGCTCAGCTTCATGTCCCTTTACGCCGAGCCCGGCCGGCCGGCCGCCGGGCCGGCGAGGAACCTCCGCTTCATCAGCGTGGGCTGGGCGGCGGCGCATTGCCTCAGGGCCTTGCGCGACAACGAGACGGTCCTGCTTCTCGCCGACATCGAGTATTTCCCGGACGGCCGCACAATGGATTTTTTTGGCGCGCCTTTCACCCCGCCGCAGGGCATCGCCAAGCTCGCCTTGGCCGCCCAGGCGCCCATCCTGCCCGTCTACCCCGTATTCCGGGGCGGGCGCCATCACCTCGTCTGCGACGAGCCGATCCGCCTGGACGGCGAGCCCTCCCCGGAAGACCTGGAGCGGCGCATCCTGCGCTCGATGGAGAGCGCCATCGGCCGCTATCCCGCCCACTGGTTCGTCTTCAGCGACATGTGGGACCTCGAGGCCGCCGCCCGCAAGAACCGCCAGGCGTTCCGGGAGCTCCGGTTCCGCGAGCGGCTGGACTCCTGGCTCGGCGGCCGGCGCGGCAAAGCATCTTTATGA
- a CDS encoding methyltransferase domain-containing protein codes for MDTISRIIRAYRPDGPYRVLPASVLRRLYSKWRLDPRTAHPWAFDAESLAHFRQKGVRALFEALELTPRCKVLSLGEGNGAPSRLCAKLYGCHVTGVDVSPLQVANAKGCAALHGVEKLVDYVRQDVHELDLGGRRFDRLYANETAIHWEHKELALRRALRYLKPGALAGFNEWLRGDAGDLDEAWRRLPRHRPMYYHGIWFQFSLGEFRALLERLGFKILRCEELTDEVDASMRQWLGVLERSGGVLEAGDRLGIPYLKAMLKTHYRYLRYGRVIARAP; via the coding sequence ATGGACACCATCTCCCGCATCATACGCGCCTATCGGCCGGACGGGCCCTACCGGGTCTTGCCCGCGAGCGTTTTGAGGCGGCTCTACTCCAAGTGGCGGCTGGACCCGAGGACGGCGCATCCCTGGGCCTTCGACGCCGAGTCCCTGGCGCATTTCCGGCAAAAAGGCGTCCGAGCGCTTTTCGAGGCCCTTGAGCTGACCCCCCGCTGCAAGGTCCTGAGCCTTGGGGAGGGCAACGGCGCCCCCTCCCGCTTGTGCGCCAAGCTTTACGGCTGCCATGTGACGGGCGTGGACGTCAGCCCCCTGCAGGTCGCCAACGCCAAGGGTTGCGCCGCCCTGCACGGCGTGGAAAAACTCGTCGATTACGTCCGGCAGGACGTTCATGAGCTCGACCTGGGCGGCCGCAGGTTCGACCGCCTCTACGCCAACGAGACCGCCATCCATTGGGAGCACAAGGAGCTCGCCCTCCGGCGGGCCTTGAGATACCTCAAGCCGGGGGCCTTGGCGGGCTTCAACGAGTGGCTGCGGGGGGACGCCGGAGACCTCGACGAGGCCTGGCGCAGGCTTCCGCGCCATCGGCCGATGTACTACCACGGCATCTGGTTCCAATTCTCCTTGGGAGAGTTCCGCGCCCTTCTCGAGCGCTTGGGCTTCAAGATCCTGCGCTGCGAGGAGCTGACCGACGAAGTCGACGCAAGCATGCGGCAATGGCTGGGGGTGCTGGAGAGATCGGGCGGAGTCCTGGAGGCCGGCGACCGGCTGGGGATCCCGTATCTCAAGGCCATGCTCAAGACCCACTACCGCTACCTGCGCTACGGGCGCGTCATCGCCCGGGCGCCCTGA
- a CDS encoding phosphopantetheine-binding protein, giving the protein MAEFNEAVLRREALQMIADVLARKKSPIKPDQIKEGVSLTTQLGIDSLDILQLMATMEKKYKLKIPDDELRELDDLGGFIKVARRHWPKD; this is encoded by the coding sequence ATGGCTGAATTCAACGAGGCTGTGCTGCGGCGCGAGGCGCTGCAGATGATCGCGGACGTTCTCGCCCGCAAGAAGTCCCCCATCAAGCCGGACCAGATCAAGGAGGGGGTGTCGTTGACCACCCAGCTCGGGATCGATTCGCTGGACATCCTGCAGCTCATGGCGACCATGGAAAAGAAATACAAGCTGAAGATACCCGACGATGAGCTAAGAGAGCTGGACGATCTCGGCGGGTTCATCAAGGTCGCCAGGAGACATTGGCCGAAGGACTGA
- a CDS encoding cobalamin-dependent protein (Presence of a B(12) (cobalamin)-binding domain implies dependence on cobalamin itself, in one of its several forms, or in some unusual lineages, dependence on a cobalamin-like analog.) yields MQIRLIFPAWERLEFQSRYVFPPLGVTLVAALTPPGHEVSISDENIAPVDAEAPADLVGISLLMVSQLPRALAWADRFRARGVPVVIGGISAGCALELAGRHADAVVVGEAEGVWEQVVRDAAQGRLQPLYRRPSPARPGEIPLPRRDLLDIDRYAYRGVRMLELLETSRGCGERCSEWCLIPSVHGRRFRPRPARAIAEELGRMRGERLYLVDVSPQQSAAHERRLFPALRDAGKAWVGNPISDRPDILKLASRCGCWYVYQPVLGPSPALAQRIRRLREQGIGVEAAVVLGGDHQGPDIFQRLLDFLLQNQVDMAEFSILTPIPGSPLFERLRQEGRLLHEDWGRYNGAHAVFRPARMTAEQLSEGCRYLWREYYRHETQPARMSRLFRRLQGRPGDPLRQLCAQAPGLIPAPVSGGEVPWGPVR; encoded by the coding sequence TTGCAGATCCGACTGATCTTCCCGGCTTGGGAAAGGCTCGAGTTCCAAAGCCGGTACGTGTTTCCTCCCTTGGGCGTCACGCTCGTGGCGGCCCTGACCCCGCCCGGCCACGAGGTCTCCATCAGCGATGAGAACATCGCGCCCGTCGACGCCGAAGCCCCGGCGGACCTGGTCGGCATCTCGCTGCTCATGGTCAGCCAACTGCCCCGGGCGCTGGCCTGGGCCGACCGGTTCCGGGCCCGGGGCGTCCCCGTGGTCATCGGCGGCATCTCCGCGGGCTGCGCCTTGGAGCTGGCAGGCCGGCACGCGGACGCGGTGGTCGTGGGAGAGGCCGAAGGGGTCTGGGAGCAGGTGGTGCGCGACGCGGCCCAAGGTCGGCTCCAGCCCTTATATCGCCGCCCCTCGCCGGCGCGCCCCGGCGAGATCCCGCTGCCCAGGCGGGACCTCCTCGACATAGACCGCTACGCCTACCGGGGCGTGCGGATGCTGGAGCTGCTGGAGACGAGCCGGGGCTGCGGAGAGCGTTGTTCCGAATGGTGCCTGATCCCGAGCGTCCACGGGCGCCGTTTCCGTCCCCGGCCGGCCCGGGCCATCGCCGAGGAGCTGGGCCGCATGCGAGGAGAACGCCTCTATCTGGTGGATGTCTCGCCGCAGCAGAGCGCGGCGCACGAACGGCGCCTTTTCCCGGCGCTCCGGGACGCCGGCAAGGCCTGGGTGGGCAATCCGATCTCGGATCGGCCGGACATCCTCAAGCTGGCGTCCCGCTGCGGCTGCTGGTACGTGTATCAGCCCGTCCTGGGACCCTCGCCGGCCCTGGCGCAGCGCATCCGCAGGCTGCGCGAGCAGGGCATCGGCGTGGAGGCCGCCGTGGTCCTCGGCGGCGACCACCAAGGCCCGGACATCTTCCAGAGGCTCCTTGATTTCCTGCTCCAGAACCAGGTGGACATGGCCGAGTTTTCCATCCTGACGCCCATCCCCGGCTCCCCCCTCTTCGAGCGGCTGCGTCAAGAGGGGCGCCTGCTGCACGAGGATTGGGGTCGCTACAACGGAGCCCACGCGGTCTTCCGGCCGGCGCGCATGACCGCCGAGCAATTGAGCGAGGGCTGCCGCTATCTTTGGCGGGAATACTACCGGCACGAGACCCAGCCGGCCAGGATGTCTAGGCTTTTCCGCAGGCTCCAAGGCCGTCCCGGCGATCCTCTGCGCCAGCTCTGCGCCCAGGCGCCCGGTCTTATCCCCGCCCCGGTCTCGGGCGGCGAAGTCCCCTGGGGCCCGGTGAGATGA
- a CDS encoding beta-ketoacyl-[acyl-carrier-protein] synthase family protein: protein MTALRRVAITGLGVVSAVGRGKTAFWEALLSGKSGAAPVKSFSTEAYRTHLGCEVKDAVERGAVAFALDAARQALADASAPSPWRAGIALGTTLGDSAFIEQALARAARGSSPAELMREAFPHFPGAIPAAVARELGLSGPNAMLTSACAAGNFALAHAFEQIARGRIDAMLAGGVDVFNEITYAGFNRLLAVAPERCAPFSKGRRGLIPAEGCAILVLEEWERAVDRGARIYAEMLGYGMSSDAFHVTMPDLDGVVRALEACLEDSGLKPGDVDYISAHGTGTSANDKTETAAIKRVFGVAAAKIPVSSIKAVLGHGMGAATALEAAACALALETGLLPPTANFTPGDADCDLDYVAEGPRRADPRVILSNGFAFGGANAVIALAKPGRPPAAASPAALPRLVITGMAMTRDPQPLALAEALLPDKDLRFMDKPMAYALIAARQALQDARLGTSGPQPGVGLVLESSGELESQLRFETDLVTLGPSGVEPMLFPSILANAAASRTAILLGLKLINKSLAGSFPGGETALAAACDFLSRRGRGIVLAGGVWAAPGPAPGLPALPEGGIIFVVETREGALARGARIYAEIGSWEESFDPAGRAEAAPDGLWEAVRRAAAGARVRHEARGLWGGRISISLSP from the coding sequence ATGACGGCCCTGCGGCGGGTCGCGATCACCGGGCTGGGCGTCGTATCGGCCGTCGGCCGCGGCAAGACGGCCTTTTGGGAGGCCTTGCTTTCCGGCAAGTCCGGCGCGGCCCCGGTCAAGAGCTTCTCGACAGAAGCCTATCGCACGCATCTGGGCTGCGAGGTCAAGGATGCCGTGGAGCGCGGCGCCGTGGCCTTCGCGCTGGATGCCGCGCGGCAAGCCTTGGCCGACGCGAGCGCGCCCTCGCCCTGGCGCGCCGGCATCGCCTTGGGCACCACCTTGGGCGACTCCGCCTTCATCGAGCAGGCCCTGGCCCGCGCCGCGCGCGGGTCGAGCCCTGCGGAGCTCATGCGCGAGGCCTTCCCGCATTTTCCAGGCGCCATCCCCGCCGCCGTGGCGCGCGAGCTCGGCCTGAGCGGGCCCAACGCCATGCTGACCTCGGCCTGCGCCGCCGGGAATTTCGCTTTGGCCCACGCCTTCGAGCAGATCGCCCGCGGCCGGATCGACGCGATGCTGGCCGGAGGGGTGGACGTGTTCAACGAGATCACCTATGCCGGCTTCAACCGCCTTCTGGCCGTCGCGCCGGAGCGCTGCGCCCCGTTCTCCAAGGGGCGCCGCGGGCTCATCCCGGCTGAAGGCTGCGCCATCCTCGTCCTGGAGGAGTGGGAAAGGGCCGTGGACCGCGGAGCGCGCATCTACGCCGAGATGCTGGGCTACGGCATGAGCTCCGACGCCTTCCACGTGACCATGCCGGACCTGGACGGCGTGGTCAGGGCGCTGGAGGCGTGCCTGGAGGATTCGGGGCTGAAGCCCGGGGACGTGGATTACATCAGCGCCCACGGCACGGGCACGTCCGCCAACGACAAGACGGAGACCGCGGCGATCAAGCGGGTCTTCGGCGTGGCTGCGGCCAAGATCCCCGTTTCCTCCATCAAGGCCGTCCTGGGCCACGGCATGGGCGCGGCCACGGCCTTGGAGGCCGCGGCGTGCGCGCTGGCCTTGGAGACGGGCCTGTTGCCGCCCACGGCCAATTTCACGCCGGGCGACGCGGACTGCGACCTGGACTACGTCGCCGAGGGGCCCCGCCGGGCGGACCCGCGGGTCATCCTCTCCAACGGCTTCGCCTTCGGCGGGGCCAATGCGGTGATCGCTCTGGCCAAGCCGGGGCGGCCCCCGGCCGCGGCTTCGCCCGCGGCTCTCCCGAGGCTCGTGATCACCGGCATGGCGATGACGAGAGACCCCCAGCCCCTGGCCTTGGCCGAGGCGCTCTTGCCGGACAAGGATCTGCGCTTCATGGACAAGCCCATGGCGTACGCCTTGATCGCCGCGCGGCAGGCGCTCCAGGATGCCCGGCTCGGGACTTCCGGGCCCCAGCCGGGGGTGGGACTCGTGCTGGAGAGTTCGGGCGAACTGGAAAGCCAGCTGCGCTTCGAGACCGACCTGGTCACGCTCGGCCCTTCGGGGGTCGAGCCCATGCTGTTCCCCTCCATCCTCGCCAACGCGGCCGCCAGCCGCACCGCCATCCTGCTGGGCCTCAAGCTCATCAACAAGAGCCTGGCCGGCTCATTCCCGGGCGGAGAGACCGCATTGGCCGCGGCCTGCGACTTCCTGTCCAGGCGCGGCCGCGGCATCGTGCTGGCCGGCGGAGTCTGGGCCGCGCCCGGGCCGGCGCCCGGCCTTCCCGCCCTGCCCGAGGGCGGCATCATCTTCGTCGTGGAGACCCGGGAGGGCGCCTTGGCCCGCGGGGCCAGGATCTATGCCGAGATCGGCTCCTGGGAAGAATCCTTCGACCCCGCGGGCCGGGCCGAGGCCGCGCCTGACGGACTCTGGGAGGCGGTGCGCCGGGCCGCGGCCGGCGCCCGGGTCCGCCACGAGGCCAGGGGTCTGTGGGGCGGCCGCATCAGCATCTCCCTGAGCCCCTGA
- a CDS encoding SRPBCC family protein, producing the protein MAIVEDSVSLLVPARTVWYRLIEFERWDELLWAHIPKDAKIALGDTMRLLGGEGTEMRFGLFGGGVLKQTLRVTAWDPPKRLDLSFEGWNPKSVVNSKNKMNDRAANLMGTLGAVSFACSAEVAPVSDLETRFTFRMEAAFTHPIMGPLLSLLYVIPGRSAMRSSVEGFTSRFAQSFEKPKAT; encoded by the coding sequence ATGGCTATAGTTGAAGACTCCGTCTCCCTTTTGGTCCCTGCCAGGACCGTCTGGTACCGCCTCATCGAGTTCGAGCGTTGGGACGAATTGCTGTGGGCGCACATCCCGAAGGACGCCAAGATCGCCCTGGGCGACACCATGCGCCTGCTGGGCGGCGAAGGCACCGAGATGCGTTTCGGCCTCTTCGGGGGCGGGGTCCTCAAGCAAACCTTGCGCGTCACCGCCTGGGACCCGCCCAAGCGCCTGGACCTCTCTTTCGAAGGCTGGAACCCGAAGTCCGTGGTCAATTCGAAAAACAAGATGAACGACCGGGCGGCGAACCTGATGGGGACCTTGGGAGCCGTGAGCTTCGCCTGCAGCGCCGAGGTGGCCCCGGTCTCGGACCTGGAGACCAGATTCACCTTCCGGATGGAGGCGGCGTTCACCCATCCCATCATGGGTCCGCTGCTCTCCTTGCTCTACGTCATCCCCGGGCGCTCCGCCATGCGCAGCTCGGTCGAGGGATTCACAAGCCGCTTCGCCCAATCCTTCGAAAAGCCGAAGGCCACCTGA
- a CDS encoding caspase family protein has product MSQPVAEQVSAPKPVQPTQEVYPDVGQPAYRLPQKDGDFAVVVGIEKYSNDLPDAQFAERDAQAVKNHLLALGVPERNIKFLVGPRATLSGLASYTEDWLSRNVKEGGRVFFYFSGHGAPDPESGQAYLVPWDGNPSFLDKTAYPLKKLYAKLGGLKAKQVIVALDACFSGAGGRSVLAKGTRPLVNKVDMDVAPNGKLVLFAATSAKETTSTLDDQGHGIFTYYFLKGLGGEAKDKSGAITMRGLYDYLKPKVQDAASRQNRDQTPMLEGAGQDAELVRFK; this is encoded by the coding sequence ATGTCTCAGCCAGTGGCGGAGCAGGTGAGCGCTCCGAAGCCAGTTCAGCCGACGCAGGAAGTCTACCCGGATGTTGGCCAGCCGGCTTACAGACTCCCTCAGAAAGACGGCGATTTCGCTGTGGTGGTGGGTATAGAAAAATACTCCAACGACCTCCCCGACGCCCAGTTCGCCGAGCGCGACGCCCAAGCCGTCAAGAACCACCTGCTCGCCCTCGGCGTCCCCGAGCGCAACATCAAGTTCCTGGTCGGTCCGCGGGCCACTCTCTCGGGGTTGGCCTCCTATACCGAGGACTGGCTGTCGCGCAACGTCAAGGAAGGAGGCCGGGTCTTCTTCTATTTCTCGGGCCACGGCGCCCCGGACCCGGAGTCCGGCCAAGCCTACCTCGTCCCCTGGGATGGCAACCCCAGCTTCCTCGACAAGACCGCCTACCCCCTCAAGAAGCTCTACGCCAAGCTGGGCGGCCTCAAGGCCAAGCAGGTCATCGTGGCCTTGGATGCCTGTTTCTCGGGTGCGGGCGGACGCTCGGTTTTGGCCAAGGGCACGCGGCCTTTGGTCAACAAGGTCGACATGGACGTCGCCCCCAACGGCAAACTCGTTCTCTTCGCCGCCACCTCAGCCAAGGAGACCACCAGCACTTTGGATGACCAAGGCCACGGGATATTCACCTACTACTTCCTCAAGGGGCTGGGGGGCGAGGCCAAGGATAAGTCCGGCGCAATCACCATGCGCGGACTCTACGACTACCTCAAGCCTAAGGTGCAGGATGCGGCCAGCAGACAGAACCGGGACCAGACGCCAATGTTGGAAGGCGCTGGGCAGGATGCTGAGTTGGTCCGGTTCAAATAG
- a CDS encoding AAA family ATPase: MLWAKIRLFMQRNWLVVAIVVGFIVAIIIPVWYMSGMEESVRRYIVGINVASLPWGILQTLVFVGFLYLLQYGGGFAQLKKSKVDASQVKVRFTDVIGLIEAKREAWEMVQLIKDRAALKRVGGKILHGMLMVGPPGCGKTMLAKAIATEAGVPFLSTAGSEFVEVFVGVGASRVRKLFKQARQYAQAYGACLIFIDELEVVGKQRTFLDAFGGSSESNSTLNQLLVEMDGLTDDESHIVVLGAMNAREEVLDPALMRPGRFDRTIAIGRPNLQEREEIFAYYAKKVHLDPAVDLGRLARKAVFKTPAEIENILKEGALVALRDRRELINYKDISTALERIELGVAHRLTMSPREREMVAYHEAGHLMVLYLLHPTDDVFKASIIQRAGSLGVVHHIPREELHLSDRNRILGHIKTSLGGYAAEKIRYGVTTSGVSADFSNAMTLAHDMVWSLGMGGDGFIGDFSVIPSGQSMRGDQLSEHLKAKLNIETQRILHECLVEVDQVLRTESRILDRFAAELVRRDELDYDEIVSIFMEYGKPPRPIPLPPGSQPLAGPASFPVPPGAPPA; encoded by the coding sequence ATGCTCTGGGCCAAGATCCGCCTTTTCATGCAGCGCAACTGGCTGGTGGTCGCCATCGTGGTCGGCTTCATCGTGGCCATCATCATCCCGGTCTGGTACATGTCCGGCATGGAGGAGAGCGTCCGGCGCTATATCGTGGGCATCAACGTGGCCTCTTTGCCCTGGGGCATCCTGCAGACCTTGGTCTTCGTGGGCTTCCTGTATCTCTTGCAGTACGGCGGAGGCTTCGCCCAGCTCAAGAAGTCCAAGGTCGACGCCTCCCAGGTCAAGGTGCGCTTTACGGACGTCATCGGCCTCATCGAGGCCAAGCGCGAGGCCTGGGAGATGGTCCAGCTCATCAAGGACCGCGCGGCCTTGAAGCGCGTGGGCGGCAAGATCCTGCACGGCATGCTCATGGTCGGGCCCCCGGGCTGCGGCAAGACCATGCTGGCCAAGGCCATCGCCACCGAGGCCGGCGTGCCGTTCCTCTCCACCGCCGGCTCGGAGTTCGTGGAGGTCTTCGTGGGCGTGGGGGCCTCGCGCGTGCGCAAGCTCTTCAAGCAGGCCCGGCAGTACGCCCAGGCTTACGGCGCCTGCCTCATCTTCATAGACGAGCTCGAGGTCGTGGGCAAGCAGCGCACGTTCCTGGACGCCTTCGGCGGCTCCTCCGAGTCCAACAGCACCCTCAACCAGCTCCTCGTGGAGATGGACGGCCTCACCGACGACGAGAGCCACATCGTGGTCCTCGGCGCCATGAACGCGCGGGAGGAGGTCCTCGACCCCGCCCTGATGCGGCCCGGCCGCTTCGACCGCACCATCGCCATCGGGCGGCCGAACCTGCAGGAGCGTGAAGAGATCTTCGCCTATTACGCCAAGAAGGTCCATCTCGACCCGGCCGTGGATCTGGGGCGGCTGGCGCGCAAGGCGGTCTTCAAGACCCCGGCCGAGATCGAGAACATCCTCAAGGAGGGCGCCTTGGTGGCCCTGCGCGACCGGCGGGAGCTCATCAACTACAAGGATATCTCCACTGCCCTCGAGCGCATCGAGCTCGGCGTGGCCCACCGCCTGACCATGTCGCCGCGGGAGCGGGAGATGGTGGCCTACCACGAGGCCGGCCACCTGATGGTGCTCTACCTCCTGCATCCCACGGACGATGTGTTCAAGGCCTCGATCATCCAGCGGGCGGGCAGTCTGGGCGTGGTGCACCATATCCCGCGCGAGGAGCTCCATCTCTCCGACCGCAACCGGATTCTGGGCCATATCAAGACCTCTTTGGGCGGCTATGCCGCCGAGAAGATCCGCTACGGCGTGACCACCAGCGGGGTCTCCGCCGACTTCTCCAACGCCATGACGCTCGCCCACGACATGGTCTGGAGCCTGGGTATGGGCGGCGACGGCTTCATCGGGGACTTCTCCGTCATCCCCTCGGGCCAGAGCATGCGGGGAGACCAGCTCTCCGAGCATCTCAAGGCGAAGCTCAACATCGAGACCCAGCGCATCCTCCATGAGTGCCTGGTCGAAGTCGATCAAGTCCTGAGGACCGAATCGCGCATCCTGGACCGCTTCGCGGCCGAACTGGTGCGGCGCGACGAGCTCGATTATGACGAGATCGTAAGCATTTTCATGGAATACGGCAAACCGCCCAGGCCCATCCCTCTGCCGCCCGGCTCTCAGCCGCTCGCAGGCCCGGCCTCCTTTCCTGTCCCCCCGGGCGCGCCGCCCGCCTGA
- a CDS encoding DUF2332 family protein, giving the protein MITKEQFLAQLERATLVTMKLPVTGAMVRHLAEAVKRDPPWLAKVLKAWEKRNFVAWTEDWQLFLSAVHYEALSDEDCPLVRYFPSCGGTPEADPAPALDRFLAAAPDSFYHRLRLGHRRSYVAARTGLWKVPALLFFQRFRKLPYYLVEVNAGAGLDLCADMVRPEKNFASDLVAARIGLDPEPLLLSDISHRRWLTAAVPPDNMRAIEEMDQAADVVLDLVSRDASFLQLVACPAEHAPRFIAKNIPPDEDVGLLVFNMATTGRMNDEDYAAYRAGMAETLKPWGDRGLWAEVESVRGELYSTTFQLRINRCRDGMLQQHIATSIDFAASQVSFNTEETAKFLVV; this is encoded by the coding sequence TTGATCACCAAGGAGCAGTTCCTCGCCCAGTTGGAGCGCGCGACCCTGGTCACGATGAAGCTGCCCGTGACCGGCGCCATGGTGCGCCACCTGGCCGAGGCGGTCAAGCGGGACCCGCCTTGGCTGGCCAAGGTCCTCAAGGCCTGGGAGAAGCGCAACTTCGTGGCCTGGACCGAGGATTGGCAGCTCTTCCTGAGCGCGGTGCACTACGAGGCTTTGAGCGACGAGGACTGCCCGCTGGTGCGCTACTTCCCCTCCTGCGGCGGCACTCCCGAGGCGGACCCGGCTCCGGCCTTGGACCGTTTCCTGGCAGCCGCGCCGGACTCGTTCTACCACCGCCTGCGCCTCGGGCACCGCCGCTCCTACGTGGCGGCGCGGACCGGGCTCTGGAAGGTCCCGGCCCTGCTGTTCTTCCAGCGCTTCCGCAAGCTGCCGTACTACCTGGTTGAGGTCAACGCAGGCGCCGGCCTGGACCTCTGTGCGGACATGGTCCGGCCGGAGAAGAACTTCGCCTCGGACCTGGTGGCGGCTCGCATCGGGCTGGACCCTGAGCCGCTCCTGCTCTCGGACATCAGCCACAGGCGCTGGCTGACCGCGGCCGTGCCGCCGGACAACATGCGCGCCATCGAGGAGATGGACCAGGCCGCAGACGTGGTCCTGGACCTGGTCTCCCGGGACGCCAGCTTCCTCCAGCTGGTGGCCTGCCCGGCGGAGCACGCCCCCCGCTTCATCGCCAAGAACATCCCGCCGGACGAGGACGTGGGCCTGCTGGTCTTCAACATGGCCACCACCGGGCGCATGAACGATGAGGACTACGCCGCCTACCGGGCCGGCATGGCGGAGACCCTCAAGCCCTGGGGCGACCGGGGCCTTTGGGCCGAGGTGGAGAGCGTGCGCGGGGAGCTCTACTCCACGACCTTCCAGCTGCGCATCAACCGGTGCAGGGACGGGATGCTCCAGCAGCACATCGCGACCTCCATCGACTTCGCGGCGTCCCAGGTCAGCTTCAACACCGAAGAGACCGCCAAGTTCCTGGTCGTCTAG